Genomic segment of Bacteroides intestinalis DSM 17393:
AATAACCAGTGATGCAGAATAAGATAACATAAATGAAATACTTATGCAGAAACATGGTATCCTATTAATAGTCTGTGCCTTTTTGATATTGGCTTCCTGTACTAAAAGTTCGGTTGGTCCTTCCTTAGAAGATATTCTATCAGCCAATCCTAAATTGCAGGTTGTTCTTGATAAATTCCAAGATGACCCCTTGAAGCATAGAGCTGCCGTTTTTCTTATCGAAAATCTGCCTTTTCACTATAGCTATGAAGGTGAAGCTTTAAATGATTACCTAAAGCTTTTTGAACTTCATGGAAAAGGTACCATGTATCCGGATAAAGTGTTGGACTCCATTAAACGTGCTTGCGGCCCTTTTCATATGGATAGATTGGAAGCGAAGAGCGATATCTATATCGATCCGGCCTATCTGATTGAGAATATAGAATGGGCTTTCAAAGTATGGCGTGAACAGCCTTGGGGGAAAAATGTCTCTTTTGACGATTTCTGTGAGTTTATCCTTCCTTACCGTGTGGGCGATGAAAGGCTGGAACCTTGGCGTGAAAGAATCTATAATAAATATAACCCATTGTTGGACGGCATTCGGGAACTTCCGGAAGCCGAAGATCCGAAGTACGTTTCTCAAGTATTGATGGATAGCTTACATAAGGCTCCGGTCTATTTTACCGAACTTTTTTCATTTGGTCCTCATTACGGTCCCAAAGTAGTGGACTGGCGCTCGGGAAGTTGTGTAAATTTCACTGATTTGCAACTGTATGTCTTCAGGGCTTTGGGCCTACCTTGCAGCGAGGAAATCATGTTGATGCGGGGAAATAAAAATGTTCCCCATTACTGGAATGCCGCCTTTGACAAAGATGGCAACTCCTATCGTTGCTCCATTTTGGACCCTACTTCCGAATTGAATAGCCCCGATAATTACTGGGACCCCAAGGGAAAGGTTTATCGCCGCACGTTCAGCGTTAACCGGGGGATGATCCTGGCTATGGGTAAGAAACCGGAAGAGAGACATCCCTCTTTTCGTTATCCCTGTTTTCGTGATGTTACTGCTATATATGCGGGGAGCAAGAACCGCACATTAACGATTGGCCCCGAAAACTTCTACAGCCCTTTAAAGAAGGGCGAACCGGTCTATCTCTGTTCTGCCAGCTTTATGGACTGGGCTCCTATCGGATGGTGTCTCTACGACAAGCAACTTGGTGCTGTCTTTGAAGATGTGGAAGGACAGGTTATCTTCCGCTTGGGAACTTATGAAAACGGCAGTATATGTCCGCAAAGCGACCCTTTCTTGCTTGATAGG
This window contains:
- a CDS encoding discoidin domain-containing protein, translated to MQKHGILLIVCAFLILASCTKSSVGPSLEDILSANPKLQVVLDKFQDDPLKHRAAVFLIENLPFHYSYEGEALNDYLKLFELHGKGTMYPDKVLDSIKRACGPFHMDRLEAKSDIYIDPAYLIENIEWAFKVWREQPWGKNVSFDDFCEFILPYRVGDERLEPWRERIYNKYNPLLDGIRELPEAEDPKYVSQVLMDSLHKAPVYFTELFSFGPHYGPKVVDWRSGSCVNFTDLQLYVFRALGLPCSEEIMLMRGNKNVPHYWNAAFDKDGNSYRCSILDPTSELNSPDNYWDPKGKVYRRTFSVNRGMILAMGKKPEERHPSFRYPCFRDVTAIYAGSKNRTLTIGPENFYSPLKKGEPVYLCSASFMDWAPIGWCLYDKQLGAVFEDVEGQVIFRLGTYENGSICPQSDPFLLDRESGEVRFFPSGGREVEVTLLHKYELYFEPFVRRMVDGVFEGSNDPHFNRKDTLFIIKEFPERLWNVAQVNSARSYRYVRYYGPKDSYCNISEAAFYASAADSVPLKGKIIGTPGCNGLDGSHEYTNVFDGDPYTSFDYARPTGGWSGLDLGAPQRIEKIVFTPRNRDNFIRTDDEYELFYYNNGEWTSAGRVRPHSDSLLYKVPEGALLYLKDHTRGKDERIFEYKNGKQQFW